Proteins encoded together in one Flavobacterium keumense window:
- a CDS encoding beta strand repeat-containing protein codes for MKKIIILFVLLTSSLIYAQNAGITYQAVIYNPSTEILPGVNNTNAILSNKEICLRFSILDATSNLEYQETQRVKTDHFGMVNLIVGLGNQVGGSAFNFNSIVWNSNQKKMKVEIDVKGTCSNFIEVSNQDFSAVPFAYASKVAESVSGIVPIINGGTGSSTVSGAKTNLGLNNVDNTSDANKPISIATQNALNTKEDKSNKSTTTTLGTSDLLYPTQNAVKVYVDTQISNATILDATSNSKGKLKLAGDLGGTADAPTVPGLANKENTITSGTTSQFWRGDKTWQDLTKSTVGLSNVDNTSDANKPISNATQTALNAKEDSSNKSTNITLGTSDVLYPTQNAVKTYVDNQVNSGVIDATSVSKGKLKLAGDLGGTADAPTVPGLANKENTITSGTTSQFWRGDKTWQALTKSTVGLSNVDNTSDINKPISNATQTALNGKEDSSNKSTNGTLGTSDVLYPTQNAVKTYVDGQIAAIIPQDATSTDKGNVQLAGDLAGTNSSATNPVISNAAINTVKIADNAVTNVKIGGVISVEKGGTGADLSSNAGYVKQATTGANFSTVSTIPVADVAGAVSSVNGVTPVNGNVSVLIGNVYTGNTITPTTGTTPIRSDIYIVSGQTGTPNDNGRTFIYDGSVWHEISTNVAALDNTFVKLSGSTMSGNLVFPTTRKITIDDAPTASTDVTNKDYVDTKIGGTGNTNFIPKFSSSKTLTNSSIFDNGNLGIGTSTPGNKLEITHGTAGNSGLRFTNLNSSSSASTSASKVLGLNSTGDVILTNIPGTQNIVSFSTANPNTGSPIFTPNTPIDQTVIYQSTVDNSLWTFNGNTYVTYTAPATTAWNLANTINDAGSNKTSSIWRSGGIIAGGTSSTLMYGNITANGGSNFSGVPAFGTASIGLIRNTAAGWTGSGFLFSNSTAGSNAFSMVYNNDKAYFGHLTPSNTYALYGVWNNTGFKLGENANTSAVNKLDVEGAVAIGSYAGFNSAPSNGLIVSGNVGIGANTPTTRLQVNSSIATNTVNTEGIFRLQRPQNPGVKWENIAQFNLGSYAVTTGGSTNATSRLDLAMNDGDGVATSNIMTWQANGNVGIGTTAPISAFSNTSSAIQGSNSTNAFTGGFTWSSPGTGFAGSFYSQPTNGNGLQVKIAGNTSANNALEVSSGATQTGSLTPLFNVLGNGNVGVGTSSPLTKLIVNDNAYISNIPTTTANLMDNSTFRPLTRFQTTSGINNNAISHYLTTTVAAIQAHNYSTGVSLPYVLQPAGGNVGIGTSAPSALLEITSPSGNGVAPKLRLTNPIGKKWELQSGISGINDTYFGIYNVTDNVQILTAKNTGEVGIGTTAPSAQLHTTGSVRFAGAGTPGAGKVLTSDASGNATWQNAVGSTTVSSKTADYILTSSDNAGFIVINSATLVTITVPSTLSAGFYCQIIQQGTGQVSVVGDTGVSVTSAMGTKSRTIGSSIGVILTTSTTAFLSGDTGF; via the coding sequence ATGAAAAAAATTATTATTTTATTTGTTTTATTAACTTCTTCTTTAATTTATGCACAAAACGCAGGTATAACTTATCAGGCTGTAATTTACAATCCTAGTACAGAAATTTTACCAGGGGTTAATAATACTAACGCTATCCTGTCCAATAAAGAGATTTGTTTACGGTTTTCTATTCTTGATGCCACATCTAATTTAGAATATCAAGAAACACAAAGAGTAAAAACGGATCATTTTGGAATGGTAAATTTGATTGTTGGTTTAGGAAACCAAGTGGGAGGTTCAGCATTTAATTTTAATTCTATTGTTTGGAATAGTAATCAAAAGAAAATGAAGGTGGAAATTGATGTAAAAGGCACTTGTTCTAATTTTATTGAGGTTAGTAATCAAGATTTTTCAGCGGTCCCGTTTGCATATGCTTCTAAAGTAGCAGAGTCTGTATCTGGAATTGTACCAATTATTAATGGTGGAACAGGTTCCAGCACTGTTTCTGGAGCTAAGACAAATTTAGGTCTGAATAATGTAGATAATACATCCGACGCAAACAAACCTATCTCTATTGCTACTCAAAATGCATTAAATACAAAAGAAGATAAGTCAAATAAATCTACTACCACAACACTAGGTACGAGCGATTTATTATATCCAACTCAGAATGCTGTTAAAGTGTATGTAGATACTCAGATTTCTAATGCTACTATTCTAGATGCAACATCAAATTCAAAAGGTAAATTAAAATTAGCTGGTGATTTAGGAGGTACTGCAGATGCTCCTACCGTACCAGGATTAGCTAATAAAGAAAATACAATAACATCGGGAACTACCTCACAGTTTTGGAGAGGAGACAAAACATGGCAAGATTTGACTAAGTCAACAGTTGGTTTAAGTAACGTTGATAACACTTCTGATGCTAATAAACCTATATCAAATGCGACTCAGACTGCATTAAATGCTAAAGAGGATTCCTCTAATAAGTCCACCAATATTACTCTTGGAACAAGTGATGTACTGTATCCTACACAGAATGCAGTAAAGACCTATGTTGATAATCAAGTGAATTCGGGTGTTATTGATGCCACTTCAGTTTCAAAAGGTAAATTAAAATTAGCTGGTGATTTAGGAGGTACTGCAGATGCTCCTACCGTACCAGGATTGGCTAATAAAGAAAATACAATTACATCGGGAACCACCTCACAGTTTTGGAGAGGAGACAAAACATGGCAAGCTTTGACCAAGTCAACAGTTGGTTTAAGTAACGTTGATAACACTTCTGATATTAATAAACCTATATCAAATGCGACTCAAACTGCATTAAATGGTAAAGAGGATTCCTCTAACAAGTCCACTAATGGTACTCTTGGAACAAGTGATGTTTTATATCCAACCCAAAATGCAGTAAAAACGTATGTAGATGGTCAAATCGCTGCAATCATTCCGCAAGATGCCACATCTACAGATAAAGGGAATGTACAATTAGCAGGTGATTTAGCAGGAACAAATAGTTCAGCCACAAATCCAGTTATTTCAAATGCTGCTATTAATACTGTAAAAATTGCAGATAACGCAGTAACTAACGTAAAAATTGGTGGAGTAATTTCAGTAGAAAAAGGAGGTACAGGGGCAGATTTGAGCTCAAATGCTGGCTATGTAAAACAAGCTACAACAGGAGCTAATTTCTCAACAGTATCTACTATACCGGTTGCTGATGTTGCTGGAGCAGTAAGCTCAGTAAATGGAGTGACACCAGTTAATGGAAATGTTTCGGTTTTAATTGGTAACGTTTATACAGGCAATACCATAACACCAACAACAGGAACAACTCCCATTCGATCGGATATATATATTGTATCTGGACAAACGGGAACTCCAAATGACAATGGTCGTACGTTTATCTATGATGGTAGTGTTTGGCATGAGATTTCCACCAATGTTGCAGCCTTAGACAACACCTTTGTAAAGTTGTCAGGTAGTACAATGTCTGGCAATCTTGTTTTTCCTACAACTAGAAAGATTACAATTGACGATGCGCCAACAGCAAGTACTGATGTTACAAATAAAGATTATGTAGATACTAAAATAGGAGGAACAGGGAACACTAATTTTATTCCAAAATTTTCTTCTTCTAAAACACTTACAAATAGTTCTATTTTTGATAATGGCAATCTAGGAATTGGAACATCTACCCCAGGGAATAAGTTAGAAATTACACATGGCACAGCTGGAAATTCAGGCTTGCGATTCACAAACCTAAATTCATCAAGTTCAGCATCCACATCGGCTAGTAAAGTTTTGGGGCTGAATAGTACCGGAGATGTTATTCTAACAAATATTCCAGGAACACAAAATATTGTTTCTTTTTCAACAGCAAATCCAAATACAGGAAGTCCTATTTTTACCCCCAATACTCCTATTGATCAAACAGTGATTTATCAATCGACAGTAGATAATAGTCTATGGACGTTTAATGGGAACACTTATGTAACGTACACTGCACCAGCAACAACGGCTTGGAATTTAGCCAATACTATAAACGATGCGGGGAGTAATAAAACGTCAAGTATTTGGAGGTCAGGAGGAATAATTGCAGGTGGAACTTCATCTACATTAATGTATGGAAATATAACTGCTAATGGAGGTTCAAATTTTAGTGGAGTTCCTGCTTTTGGGACAGCCTCAATAGGTTTAATCAGAAATACTGCAGCTGGATGGACAGGAAGTGGTTTTTTATTTTCAAATTCAACAGCTGGATCAAATGCATTTTCAATGGTATACAATAACGACAAGGCTTATTTCGGACATTTAACACCTTCAAACACATATGCATTATATGGTGTTTGGAACAATACAGGTTTTAAATTAGGTGAAAATGCTAACACGAGTGCAGTTAATAAATTAGACGTTGAAGGTGCAGTGGCCATAGGCTCTTATGCAGGATTTAATTCTGCTCCTTCAAATGGATTAATTGTTAGTGGAAATGTGGGTATAGGTGCAAATACACCCACTACTCGATTACAAGTAAATTCTTCTATTGCAACAAATACTGTAAATACGGAAGGAATATTTAGATTGCAACGACCTCAAAATCCAGGTGTCAAATGGGAGAATATTGCTCAATTTAATTTGGGAAGTTATGCGGTTACAACAGGCGGTAGTACAAACGCAACGAGTAGATTAGATTTAGCCATGAATGACGGTGATGGAGTAGCTACTAGTAATATTATGACATGGCAAGCGAATGGTAACGTGGGAATTGGTACAACTGCTCCAATAAGTGCTTTTTCAAATACATCTTCAGCAATTCAAGGTTCAAATTCCACAAATGCTTTTACTGGAGGATTCACTTGGTCATCACCAGGTACTGGTTTTGCAGGGTCTTTTTATTCCCAACCAACTAATGGTAATGGTTTACAAGTTAAAATTGCCGGAAATACAAGCGCCAATAATGCTTTAGAAGTTTCATCTGGAGCAACTCAGACAGGTTCATTAACACCTTTGTTTAATGTTCTGGGAAATGGTAATGTAGGCGTAGGAACTTCTTCACCATTAACTAAATTGATAGTTAATGACAATGCTTATATTTCCAATATACCTACAACTACAGCAAACTTAATGGATAATTCTACGTTTAGACCATTAACTCGTTTTCAAACTACTTCTGGGATTAATAATAATGCTATAAGTCATTATTTGACTACTACGGTAGCAGCTATTCAGGCACATAATTATTCGACAGGAGTATCTTTACCTTATGTTTTACAACCTGCGGGAGGTAATGTGGGTATAGGTACTTCAGCACCATCAGCATTATTGGAAATTACTAGTCCTTCTGGAAATGGAGTTGCTCCTAAATTGAGGTTAACGAATCCAATTGGAAAAAAGTGGGAATTACAAAGTGGTATCTCTGGGATAAATGATACTTATTTTGGCATATATAATGTTACGGATAATGTACAAATATTAACAGCTAAAAATACAGGAGAAGTTGGAATAGGGACTACGGCTCCTTCAGCACAATTACATACAACGGGTTCAGTACGATTTGCTGGGGCGGGTACGCCAGGTGCTGGAAAAGTATTAACATCTGATGCTTCTGGGAATGCTACTTGGCAAAATGCGGTCGGTTCAACGACTGTTAGTAGTAAAACAGCTGATTATATCTTAACATCATCTGATAATGCTGGATTTATTGTGATAAATAGTGCTACATTAGTTACTATTACAGTTCCTTCAACATTATCAGCCGGTTTTTATTGCCAAATTATTCAACAAGGAACAGGGCAAGTAAGCGTAGTAGGTGATACTGGTGTATCGGTTACGAGTGCAATGGGAACAAAGAGTAGAACCATAGGTTCATCTATAGGTGTAATACTTACTACTTCAACAACAGCTTTTCTATCAGGCGATACCGGATTTTAA
- a CDS encoding T9SS type A sorting domain-containing protein codes for MRKIIFLCIISIQFSFSQKLHHQVVASQGGIYNISNGFRILQSVGQVNAMIGNYKIANLVIGQGYIQSFALGSNSLPIQNPISMILYPNPVIDTITFTFSSNIGEKAQLYLFDSRGRLIYSHLAELYQNSSKYDLSNIAEGVYFAKIETSNHIFSTKLIKTQ; via the coding sequence ATGAGAAAAATAATTTTTTTATGTATTATATCAATACAATTTTCTTTTAGTCAAAAACTCCACCATCAGGTTGTTGCTTCGCAAGGAGGCATTTACAACATCAGTAATGGTTTTAGAATTTTACAGTCTGTAGGTCAAGTAAATGCAATGATTGGGAATTATAAAATTGCTAATTTGGTAATTGGACAAGGATATATTCAAAGTTTTGCTTTAGGTAGTAATAGCTTGCCCATTCAAAATCCCATTTCTATGATCCTTTATCCCAATCCTGTAATAGATACGATTACTTTTACTTTTTCTTCCAATATAGGGGAAAAAGCCCAGTTGTATTTATTTGATAGTAGAGGTAGATTAATTTATAGTCATTTGGCCGAATTGTATCAAAACAGTTCAAAATATGACCTTTCGAATATTGCAGAGGGAGTGTATTTTGCTAAAATAGAAACATCAAATCATATTTTTTCTACTAAATTAATTAAAACTCAATGA
- a CDS encoding Crp/Fnr family transcriptional regulator — MKPLSNLKQNASVQKTELPLMQQIAAFLFSKKIKKRAFLLEAGKVNDCIFFVKKGLLRVYLEYEGKEVNTWFVKENDFISSVNSYYNDIPSEEYIQALEDCEILYIKKSTFETLLKYNHKLALFSINELYIKLCEYSDQCQLLRFMNAEKKYEFLATKKPDILGRLSQKHIASFIGIETTYLSKIISNHKN; from the coding sequence ATGAAGCCCCTAAGCAACTTAAAACAAAACGCTTCCGTTCAAAAAACAGAACTACCCTTAATGCAACAAATTGCCGCTTTTTTATTTTCAAAAAAAATTAAAAAAAGAGCGTTTTTGCTCGAAGCTGGAAAAGTCAATGATTGTATTTTTTTCGTAAAAAAAGGACTTCTTAGGGTCTATTTAGAATACGAAGGAAAAGAAGTAAATACTTGGTTTGTAAAAGAAAACGATTTTATCAGTTCTGTAAATAGTTATTATAATGACATTCCAAGCGAAGAATACATTCAAGCATTAGAAGATTGTGAAATATTGTATATTAAAAAAAGTACTTTTGAAACATTACTAAAATACAATCATAAGCTGGCTTTGTTTTCAATAAATGAACTCTATATCAAACTATGCGAATACAGTGATCAATGTCAATTATTACGTTTTATGAATGCTGAAAAGAAATACGAATTTCTAGCTACAAAAAAACCTGATATTTTGGGCCGATTAAGTCAAAAACACATCGCTTCATTCATAGGAATTGAAACTACTTATTTAAGTAAAATTATTTCTAATCACAAGAACTAA
- a CDS encoding Crp/Fnr family transcriptional regulator, with translation MNIIKKVLMSGNFFANKDLPLLEQLATFLFVKKVKKKEILLREGSINNKIYYVQKGLLRVYVIHEGKEINTWFVKEGEFINSVTSFYYQTPSDEYIEAIEDCEVLEIKKSTYEWMLKNNLKLALFVIDQLYINLCEYHDQCQSLRFMNAEKKYEFLLNKKPDILNRLSQKHIASFLGIETTYLSKIISKL, from the coding sequence ATGAATATTATCAAAAAGGTGCTTATGTCAGGGAATTTCTTTGCAAATAAAGACTTGCCTTTATTAGAACAGTTGGCTACTTTTTTATTTGTGAAAAAAGTTAAAAAGAAAGAAATTCTTTTACGTGAGGGTAGTATTAACAATAAAATATATTATGTTCAAAAAGGGTTGTTGCGAGTATATGTAATTCATGAAGGAAAAGAAATAAACACTTGGTTTGTAAAAGAAGGAGAATTCATTAATTCTGTAACTAGTTTCTACTATCAAACTCCAAGTGACGAATATATTGAAGCAATCGAAGATTGTGAAGTGTTGGAAATTAAGAAAAGTACCTATGAATGGATGTTAAAAAACAACCTCAAATTGGCTTTATTTGTTATCGACCAATTATATATAAATCTTTGCGAATATCATGATCAATGTCAATCTTTACGGTTTATGAACGCCGAAAAAAAGTATGAATTTCTATTAAACAAAAAACCTGACATTTTAAACCGATTAAGTCAAAAACATATTGCTTCATTTTTAGGAATTGAAACAACTTATTTGAGTAAAATCATATCTAAATTATAA
- a CDS encoding Crp/Fnr family transcriptional regulator has protein sequence MNIIEKALQGNKFFTKKDLLLIEKLASFLFSKKIKKKDLLLRAGEVNTKMFYVQKGLLRVYYIREDGKEVNTWFVKEGQFVYACHSFHYQIPSEEYIEALEDSIIMSIKKDTWLMLLRNNHKLALFTVNELMTNIAEFSAQAEMLRMMNAEEKYAFLKTHKGDILERISQKHLAAYLGTDTAYLSKIISNYKSNEELKNRKKAV, from the coding sequence ATGAACATAATTGAGAAAGCACTACAAGGCAATAAATTTTTTACGAAAAAAGATCTTTTACTTATTGAAAAATTAGCCTCTTTTTTATTCAGTAAAAAAATTAAAAAAAAAGATCTCTTACTACGCGCAGGCGAAGTAAACACCAAAATGTTTTATGTCCAGAAAGGCCTACTTAGGGTTTATTATATTCGAGAAGACGGTAAAGAGGTTAATACTTGGTTCGTAAAGGAAGGTCAATTCGTTTATGCTTGTCATAGTTTTCATTATCAAATACCTTCAGAAGAGTACATAGAAGCGCTAGAAGACTCAATTATCATGAGCATAAAAAAAGACACTTGGTTAATGCTTTTAAGAAACAATCATAAACTAGCATTGTTTACTGTAAATGAACTCATGACGAATATTGCAGAGTTTTCGGCACAAGCGGAAATGTTGCGTATGATGAATGCTGAAGAAAAGTATGCTTTTCTTAAAACTCATAAAGGAGATATTCTAGAGCGTATTAGCCAAAAACACTTAGCGGCTTATTTAGGGACGGATACCGCTTACCTAAGTAAAATTATTAGTAATTACAAATCTAACGAAGAATTAAAAAATAGAAAAAAAGCCGTTTAA
- a CDS encoding Crp/Fnr family transcriptional regulator produces the protein MNIIDKCLESGLYFQPKDLHIVNKLVSLLFTKKFKKKETLLKQGEICKEIFYVQKGLLRVYVLNDGREVNTWFVQEGDFITSVSSYHKQKPSEHCIEALEDCEIISIKKSTLDFIMKNNHKAALFASNELFNKLCDYQEQASALRFMNAESRYDYLFEKQKAVFNRISQKHLASFLGIDTTYLSKIIKKHIKVNR, from the coding sequence ATGAACATTATTGACAAATGCCTGGAATCAGGACTGTATTTTCAACCAAAAGACCTTCATATTGTAAACAAACTTGTCTCTTTATTATTTACAAAAAAATTTAAGAAAAAAGAAACGCTACTCAAACAAGGAGAAATTTGCAAAGAAATTTTCTATGTCCAAAAAGGACTACTTCGAGTTTATGTATTAAACGACGGAAGGGAAGTTAATACTTGGTTTGTCCAAGAAGGCGATTTCATTACATCGGTTAGTAGTTATCATAAACAAAAACCCAGTGAACATTGTATTGAAGCTCTGGAAGATTGCGAAATTATTTCGATTAAAAAATCAACTCTCGATTTTATTATGAAAAATAATCATAAAGCCGCTTTGTTTGCCTCCAACGAATTATTTAACAAATTATGTGATTACCAAGAACAAGCCAGTGCTCTTCGATTTATGAATGCCGAAAGTCGCTATGACTATTTATTTGAAAAACAAAAGGCTGTTTTTAATCGAATCAGTCAGAAACATTTGGCTTCTTTTCTAGGAATTGATACTACCTATTTAAGTAAAATTATCAAGAAACATATCAAAGTAAACAGATAA